The following coding sequences lie in one Clarias gariepinus isolate MV-2021 ecotype Netherlands chromosome 27, CGAR_prim_01v2, whole genome shotgun sequence genomic window:
- the LOC128514862 gene encoding uncharacterized protein LOC128514862 yields the protein MITLFVALYSLLCLCTTENTSDIKEPHVKTVKLGENVTIECKISGDKYNPFWYRQRFGEMPQFMARTYNNPQGYTFAEEFNDRRFSVTVNGSKFDLNINGTNKSDRGDYLCVNLDGTTPKFSSGTRLQFEGEEMKPCPTPGTLNKNTHSVTHQGSNSRDEEGSSSSNHQTPTNQADDEDVLNYAAVSFAKKPSSSRTSRDTKNHQDVYAQVKIK from the exons atgatcacactctttgtggctctttactctctgctttgtctctgcacaactg AAAACACTTCTGACATCAAGGAGCCTCACGTAAAAACAGTAAAGCTGGGAGAAAATGTAACAATAGAGTGTAAAATTAGTGGGGATAAATATAATCCATTTTGGTACAGACAGAGATTCGGAGAAATGCCTCAGTTTATGGCGAGAACATACAATAACCCTCAGGGCTACACATTTGCAGAGGAATTTAATGATAGACGcttcagtgttactgtaaatgGCAGTAAATTTGATCTCAACATTAATGGAACAAATAAAAGTGACAGAGGAGACTATCTCTGTGTAAATCTTGATGGAACTACACCAAAGTTCTCATCTGGAACACGTCTGCAGtttgaag gtgaagagatgaaaccctgtcctacacctggaacacttaacaagaacacacactctgttacacaccagggttcaaacagcagagatgaagaag GTTCATCATCAAGCAACCATCAAACTCCCACCAATCAG GCTGATGATGAAGATGTCTTGAACTATGCAGCTGTGAGTTTTGCTAAGAAACCTTCATCCTCCAGAACATCCAGAGACACAAAAAACCATCAAGACGTTTATgcacaagttaaaataaaatag